One Paenibacillus riograndensis SBR5 DNA segment encodes these proteins:
- the lspA gene encoding signal peptidase II has translation MVYYLIALIVFLVDQGTKYLIATRLELGEQIPVIKDFFIITSHRNQGAAFGILQGQQWFFVVVTVIVVSGIVWYLNKAKATRKLLPTALALVLGGAVGNFLDRLLNGEVVDFLMFNFGSYTFPIFNVADSCIVIGVGLIILDTLLDMKSGEEINEVKETKEVREGNE, from the coding sequence GTGGTGTACTATCTGATTGCGCTTATCGTATTTTTGGTAGACCAGGGTACCAAGTATTTGATTGCTACCCGGCTGGAGCTCGGCGAGCAGATTCCGGTTATCAAGGATTTTTTCATTATCACCTCCCACCGCAATCAAGGAGCTGCCTTTGGCATTCTTCAGGGACAGCAGTGGTTTTTTGTCGTGGTCACCGTTATTGTTGTGTCCGGAATTGTCTGGTATTTGAACAAGGCAAAAGCAACCCGCAAGCTGCTGCCCACTGCACTGGCGCTGGTACTCGGCGGAGCTGTAGGCAATTTTCTGGACCGGCTTTTGAACGGAGAGGTTGTTGACTTCCTGATGTTCAATTTCGGCAGCTACACCTTTCCGATCTTTAATGTGGCGGATTCCTGCATCGTGATCGGGGTGGGGCTGATTATTCTGGATACGCTGCTTGATATGAAGAGCGGAGAAGAAATCAACGAGGTTAAGGAAACCAAGGAAGTCAGGGAAGGGAATGAATGA
- a CDS encoding TraR/DksA C4-type zinc finger protein, protein MSHLPAEQLAKLRAAIIQQREDIEHRLKNSAHYGLQDSMRDMTGDLTEIDNHPGDAATELYHRSMDISLLERDEHELDNIAAALAAMDEGTYGVCAVCGESIPLERLNAVPLTRFCKEHNPRQSSPFTRPAEEEFLSPPFGRTSLDERGEQNRFDGEDAWQIVESWGSSNSPAMAEGNDISSYNDMEIEADETEGFVEPWENFIATDIAGNHMMVIKGSSYRHYMDSGEGSYLLDPLSKKERE, encoded by the coding sequence ATGAGCCATCTGCCGGCAGAGCAGCTCGCCAAGCTGCGGGCTGCGATCATTCAGCAGCGGGAAGATATTGAACATAGATTGAAAAACAGCGCCCACTACGGGCTGCAGGACTCCATGCGTGACATGACTGGAGATCTGACGGAGATTGACAACCACCCCGGCGATGCCGCCACGGAGCTGTATCACCGGTCCATGGATATTTCATTGTTGGAGCGTGACGAGCATGAGCTGGACAACATCGCTGCAGCCTTAGCTGCCATGGATGAAGGAACCTATGGGGTCTGCGCAGTCTGCGGCGAATCCATCCCCCTGGAACGCTTGAATGCCGTACCGCTAACCCGCTTCTGCAAAGAGCATAACCCTCGCCAAAGCTCGCCTTTCACAAGGCCTGCAGAAGAGGAATTTCTGTCCCCGCCTTTTGGCCGCACCAGTCTGGATGAACGCGGGGAACAGAACCGGTTCGACGGTGAAGACGCCTGGCAGATTGTGGAGAGCTGGGGCAGCTCCAATTCACCTGCTATGGCCGAGGGCAATGACATTTCTTCTTATAATGATATGGAGATTGAAGCTGACGAAACCGAGGGCTTCGTGGAGCCTTGGGAGAACTTTATCGCTACCGACATCGCCGGGAACCATATGATGGTCATCAAGGGATCAAGCTACCGCCACTATATGGACAGCGGGGAAGGCAGCTATCTTCTCGATCCGCTGAGTAAAAAAGAAAGGGAGTAG
- the carA gene encoding glutamine-hydrolyzing carbamoyl-phosphate synthase small subunit has translation MQARLLLQDGTLFTGTAFGAEGEKTGEVVFNTGITGYQEVLSDPSYCGQIVTMTYPLIGNYGITRDDFESVRPFVHGFVVRRHEAVPSNWRAEYSVDDLLKEYGIPGISEIDTRMLTRIIRHYGTMKAILTTSNKRVEELMEMMGDTTIEELRNQVARTSTTAAYNSPGNKERIVLVDYGAKTGILRELNNRGCDVVVVPHDVTADEIRRLNPDGIQLSNGPGDPKDVPYAVKTISELLGEYPIFGICLGHQLFALACGADTEKLKFGHRGGNHPVKELESGRCFITSQNHGYTVNEESVRKTDLEVTHINNNDKTVEGLKHTRYPAFSVQYHPEAAPGPHDSSYLFDRFLQMIADHKAKTPAGSRQAQLAANARITELTITPQLEAVKGAL, from the coding sequence ATGCAGGCGAGATTGCTGCTTCAGGACGGAACGCTGTTCACTGGCACCGCATTTGGTGCGGAAGGCGAGAAGACGGGCGAGGTTGTTTTTAACACAGGGATTACGGGTTATCAGGAGGTGCTGTCGGACCCTTCCTACTGCGGCCAGATCGTGACCATGACTTACCCCCTGATCGGAAACTACGGCATCACCCGCGATGATTTCGAATCTGTGCGCCCATTCGTGCACGGCTTTGTCGTGCGCCGCCATGAGGCGGTGCCGAGCAACTGGCGCGCTGAATACAGCGTAGACGATTTGCTGAAGGAATATGGCATTCCCGGAATCAGCGAAATTGATACCCGGATGCTCACCCGCATTATCCGCCATTACGGCACCATGAAGGCGATCCTTACCACCTCCAATAAGCGTGTGGAAGAGCTCATGGAAATGATGGGGGATACGACCATTGAAGAGCTGCGCAACCAGGTGGCCCGCACCTCTACTACGGCAGCCTATAACAGCCCTGGCAACAAGGAGCGGATCGTGCTTGTCGATTACGGCGCCAAAACCGGCATCCTGCGTGAACTGAATAACCGCGGCTGCGATGTGGTTGTTGTGCCGCATGACGTGACCGCAGATGAGATCCGCCGCCTTAATCCCGACGGCATTCAGCTCTCCAACGGCCCCGGGGACCCGAAGGATGTGCCTTACGCCGTAAAGACGATCTCCGAGCTGCTCGGCGAATATCCGATCTTCGGCATCTGCCTGGGGCATCAATTGTTCGCACTGGCTTGCGGTGCGGATACGGAGAAGCTTAAATTCGGCCACCGCGGCGGCAACCATCCGGTAAAAGAACTCGAAAGCGGGCGCTGCTTCATCACCTCCCAGAACCATGGCTACACGGTTAACGAGGAGTCTGTGCGGAAGACCGACCTGGAAGTGACACATATCAACAACAATGATAAGACCGTTGAAGGACTGAAGCATACCCGTTACCCCGCATTTTCGGTGCAATACCATCCGGAAGCGGCGCCGGGACCGCATGACAGCAGCTATTTGTTCGACCGTTTCCTGCAAATGATTGCCGATCACAAGGCCAAGACACCGGCAGGCTCGCGCCAGGCGCAGCTTGCGGCCAACGCCAGAATCACGGAACTAACTATTACACCGCAGCTCGAAGCCGTGAAAGGAGCGCTATAA
- a CDS encoding dihydroorotase produces MTVIIKNASVLNGEGVLERKHIVVQDGIISAIKDGSEAVDEAGEIVEAEGKLLIPGLIDMHVHLREPGFEHKETIETGARSAAKGGFTTIACMPNTRPVTDSPEIVQFVKDKAAEAGLVKVLPYAAITKNELGRELTDFAALKEAGAIGFTDDGVGVQSAQMMKDAMKIAAGLDMPVIAHCEDNSLVEGCAVAEGTFAAKHGLRGIPNESEAIHVGRDILLAEATGVHYHVCHVSTEQSVRLIRQAKEIGIKVTAEVCPHHLLLSEEDIPGLDANWKMNPPLRSRRDVEACIAGLLDGTIDIIVTDHAPHSEEEKAKGMQLAPFGIVGFETAFPLLYTAFVATGKWDLSLLVQRMTADPARVFRLNTGSLTVGLPADLTLIDLTEEKEVDPASFASKGRNTPFGGWKLKGWPVKTWVNGTAVWTEE; encoded by the coding sequence ATAACCGTGATCATCAAGAACGCCAGTGTATTGAATGGGGAAGGCGTGCTAGAGCGCAAACATATCGTGGTGCAGGATGGAATTATCTCCGCAATCAAGGACGGCAGCGAGGCTGTGGATGAAGCCGGAGAGATTGTTGAAGCGGAAGGAAAGCTGCTGATTCCGGGGCTGATCGATATGCATGTGCATCTGCGCGAGCCAGGTTTTGAGCATAAGGAAACCATCGAAACTGGAGCACGTTCAGCAGCAAAAGGCGGATTCACTACAATCGCCTGCATGCCGAATACCCGCCCTGTAACGGACAGTCCGGAAATTGTACAGTTCGTGAAGGATAAAGCCGCTGAAGCCGGACTGGTGAAGGTGCTGCCCTATGCAGCCATTACGAAGAATGAGCTGGGACGCGAGCTGACTGATTTTGCCGCCTTGAAAGAGGCTGGAGCGATTGGCTTCACGGATGACGGTGTGGGTGTACAGAGCGCCCAGATGATGAAGGATGCGATGAAGATCGCGGCAGGGCTGGATATGCCGGTGATTGCCCACTGTGAAGACAACTCGCTGGTGGAAGGCTGCGCGGTAGCCGAAGGTACTTTTGCCGCCAAGCATGGATTGAGGGGGATTCCGAATGAATCAGAGGCCATTCATGTCGGACGTGATATTCTGCTCGCTGAGGCAACCGGGGTACACTATCATGTCTGCCATGTCAGCACAGAACAATCTGTTCGGCTGATCCGCCAGGCGAAGGAGATCGGCATCAAGGTGACCGCGGAGGTATGCCCGCATCATCTGCTGCTCTCGGAAGAAGACATTCCGGGGCTGGACGCCAATTGGAAAATGAACCCGCCGCTGCGCTCGCGCCGCGATGTGGAGGCCTGCATCGCCGGGCTCCTGGACGGTACAATCGATATCATCGTTACCGATCATGCACCGCACAGCGAAGAAGAAAAAGCCAAAGGCATGCAGCTTGCGCCATTCGGCATCGTGGGCTTTGAGACAGCGTTCCCGCTGCTGTATACCGCTTTTGTGGCAACCGGCAAATGGGACCTGTCGCTGCTGGTACAGCGCATGACGGCTGATCCGGCCCGGGTATTCCGGCTGAATACAGGCAGCCTCACGGTTGGGCTGCCTGCGGACCTGACACTGATTGATCTTACGGAAGAAAAGGAAGTTGATCCCGCTTCGTTTGCCAGCAAAGGACGCAATACACCTTTTGGCGGATGGAAGCTTAAAGGCTGGCCGGTCAAAACATGGGTAAACGGCACAGCTGTATGGACTGAAGAATAA
- a CDS encoding RluA family pseudouridine synthase has product MNELNKDVNQQVPSGAFEEERDVTEWTVAGENARERIDKYITESWEDDISRSQVQLWISGGHVTVNGAPVKANYKLAEGDVVAVAVPEAEATDLIAEDIPLEVVYEDSDVIVVNKPRGMVVHPAVGHPSGTLVNALMYHCKDLSGINGEIRPGIVHRIDKDTSGLIMAAKNDASHASLAAQLKEHSVTRRYIAVVHGNLSHDQGTVDAPIGRDPHDRKLYTVTEKNSKRSVTHFTVLERFGDCTLLELQLETGRTHQIRVHMKFIGHPLVGDPIYGRSKGTTMNGQALHAAVLGFVHPSTGEYMEYSAPIPADMEEVLFALRSR; this is encoded by the coding sequence ATGAATGAGTTGAACAAGGACGTCAATCAGCAGGTGCCTTCCGGCGCCTTCGAAGAGGAAAGGGACGTCACGGAATGGACTGTTGCCGGAGAGAATGCCCGGGAGCGGATCGATAAATACATTACAGAGTCTTGGGAAGATGACATTTCACGCTCCCAGGTACAGCTGTGGATCAGCGGAGGACATGTAACCGTAAACGGCGCTCCGGTAAAAGCCAACTATAAGCTGGCCGAAGGCGATGTGGTTGCAGTTGCTGTGCCGGAAGCTGAAGCAACAGACCTGATTGCGGAGGATATTCCGCTTGAAGTGGTCTATGAAGACAGCGATGTTATTGTTGTAAATAAACCGCGCGGGATGGTGGTTCATCCGGCAGTCGGCCATCCGTCCGGCACACTGGTCAATGCGCTGATGTATCATTGCAAGGACCTGTCCGGCATTAACGGCGAGATTCGTCCGGGGATTGTGCACCGTATTGATAAAGACACCTCCGGACTGATTATGGCCGCCAAAAATGATGCCAGCCATGCTTCGCTCGCAGCCCAGCTCAAGGAGCATAGCGTAACCCGCCGCTACATCGCTGTAGTGCACGGTAACCTGTCCCATGACCAAGGTACGGTAGATGCGCCTATTGGCCGTGATCCGCATGACCGCAAGCTCTATACCGTAACAGAGAAGAACAGCAAACGGTCTGTGACCCATTTTACCGTGCTGGAGCGATTTGGGGATTGTACCCTGCTGGAGCTGCAGCTGGAGACCGGACGCACGCACCAGATTCGTGTGCATATGAAGTTTATCGGTCATCCGCTGGTCGGAGATCCCATCTACGGACGCAGCAAAGGGACGACTATGAACGGACAGGCCCTGCATGCCGCTGTTCTGGGGTTTGTGCATCCCTCCACCGGTGAATATATGGAGTACAGCGCGCCGATTCCGGCCGATATGGAAGAAGTGCTGTTTGCTCTGCGGAGCAGATAA
- a CDS encoding aspartate carbamoyltransferase catalytic subunit → MMTATKVKERSLLGIKELDRTEILQLLNRTAYWDNQAEKLTPVLRSHFVANMFFENSTRTRFSFEMAEKRLGVQVLNFTAAASSVEKGESIYDTVRTLESMGIDAGVVRLKPAGVLQQLAEKVSIPLINAGDGNNEHPTQALLDLYTMSKNFGELKGLKVSIIGDIMHSRVARSNLWGLTKMGAKVQFCAPDNMKAPELAEFAPYVTMEEALKADVVMMLRVQLERHATGILQSADEYRKQFGLTEERAAKLDKNTIIMHPAPVNRNVEIDDAVVESDKSRIFPQMANGVPVRMAVIERAIH, encoded by the coding sequence ATGATGACAGCAACCAAGGTGAAGGAACGCAGTCTTCTGGGGATTAAGGAATTGGACCGGACGGAAATCCTCCAGCTTTTGAACAGAACGGCCTACTGGGACAATCAAGCCGAGAAGCTGACACCGGTGCTGAGATCACATTTTGTAGCGAACATGTTTTTTGAGAACAGCACGCGGACCCGGTTTTCCTTCGAAATGGCTGAGAAACGCCTGGGTGTTCAGGTCCTGAACTTTACGGCTGCGGCTTCCAGTGTAGAAAAAGGCGAATCGATCTACGACACCGTGCGTACGCTGGAATCGATGGGGATCGACGCTGGAGTTGTGCGTTTGAAGCCTGCCGGGGTGCTGCAGCAGCTGGCGGAGAAGGTATCCATCCCGCTGATCAATGCAGGGGACGGCAATAACGAGCATCCGACTCAGGCGCTGCTGGATCTATACACCATGAGCAAAAATTTTGGCGAACTGAAGGGCCTCAAAGTGTCAATTATCGGGGATATTATGCATAGCCGGGTGGCCCGCTCGAACCTCTGGGGACTGACGAAAATGGGCGCCAAGGTTCAGTTCTGCGCTCCCGATAATATGAAAGCTCCCGAGCTGGCCGAGTTCGCGCCTTATGTAACCATGGAGGAAGCGCTGAAAGCAGATGTGGTCATGATGCTGCGTGTGCAGCTGGAGCGCCATGCAACGGGTATCCTCCAATCCGCAGACGAGTACCGGAAGCAGTTCGGACTTACGGAAGAACGTGCCGCGAAACTGGACAAGAATACAATTATCATGCACCCGGCACCGGTGAACCGGAATGTTGAGATTGATGATGCTGTGGTGGAAAGCGACAAATCACGGATTTTCCCTCAGATGGCTAACGGCGTGCCTGTGCGCATGGCCGTAATTGAAAGAGCGATACACTAA
- the carB gene encoding carbamoyl-phosphate synthase large subunit yields MPKNEKLKKILVIGSGPIVIGQAAEFDYAGTQACQALKEEGVEVVLINSNPATIMTDTNMADKVYIEPITLEFVTGIIRQERPDGLLPTLGGQTGLNMAVELARAGVLEQENVKLLGTQLGSIEKAEDRDLFRELMRELEQPVPESTIITSVEEAMGFAAGIGYPLIVRPAYTLGGTGGGICDNEEELRETVKAGIRYSPIGQCLVEKSIAGMKEVEYEVMRDANDNCIVVCNMENFDPVGVHTGDSIVVAPSQTLSDREYQMLRSASLKIIRALNIEGGCNVQFALDPQSYQYYVIEVNPRVSRSSALASKATGYPIAKMAAKIALGYTLDEIVNPVTGQTYACFEPTLDYIVSKIPRWPFDKFIYANRKLGTQMKATGEVMAIGRTFEESIHKAIRSLEIGIHRFKLPGAEQLEDSVLRTRLAKADDERLFLIAEAFRRGYGLQEIQDITSVDWWFLSKIEGLVNFEEVIRSEATLSPETLYQAKRKGFTDRAIAEIRAEGRPGLEQTKESEVRVLRLQQGLVPVFKMVDTCAAEFEASTPYYYSTYETENEVIHSDKQKVIVLGSGPIRIGQGIEFDYSTVHAVWAIQKAGYEAVIINNNPETVSTDFNTSDRLYFEPLFFEDVMNVIAQENPIGVIVQFGGQTAINLAAPLAAAGVNILGTSLDSIDEAEDRKKFEALLARLDIAQPKGKTVINIDEAVETAQSLGYPVLVRPSYVLGGRAMEIVYNDTELLSYMAEAVKVNPEHPVLIDRYMLGKEVEVDAICDGETVVIPGIMEHVERAGVHSGDSIAVYPPQYLDEGLKQKIADITIKIAKELKTVGLVNIQFVIYQNEVYVIEVNPRSSRTVPFLSKVTGIPMAHLATKTILGGKLKEEGYTEGLWPESDYVSVKVPVFSFAKLRRVEPTLGPEMKSTGEVMGRDKLYAKALYKGLIGAGMKIPTTGAIIVTVADKDKAEAVELMKGFHAMGYKIIATGGTALALEQAGLNVMNVNKLDEGEPTILDLIRSGQANFVFNTLTKGKTPERDGFRIRREAVENGVVCMTSLDTVTALLRMLQTINFSSQSMPAFVGQ; encoded by the coding sequence ATGCCAAAGAACGAAAAGCTTAAGAAAATCCTCGTCATCGGCTCCGGCCCGATCGTCATCGGCCAGGCTGCCGAGTTCGACTATGCCGGAACCCAGGCCTGCCAGGCGCTGAAAGAAGAAGGCGTGGAGGTTGTGCTGATCAACAGCAACCCGGCTACCATCATGACCGATACCAATATGGCCGACAAGGTATACATCGAGCCGATCACCCTTGAATTTGTGACCGGGATTATCCGCCAAGAGCGTCCCGATGGACTGCTGCCAACTCTGGGCGGACAGACCGGACTGAACATGGCTGTGGAGCTGGCCCGCGCAGGCGTGCTGGAGCAGGAGAACGTGAAGCTGCTGGGTACACAGCTGGGATCCATCGAGAAGGCGGAGGACCGCGATTTGTTCCGCGAGCTGATGCGCGAGCTGGAGCAGCCGGTGCCGGAGAGCACGATCATCACCAGTGTGGAGGAAGCCATGGGCTTCGCAGCCGGGATCGGCTACCCGCTGATCGTCCGCCCTGCGTACACGCTGGGTGGGACGGGCGGCGGGATTTGCGACAACGAGGAAGAGCTGCGCGAAACCGTCAAAGCAGGTATCCGGTACAGTCCGATCGGCCAATGTCTGGTGGAGAAGAGCATCGCCGGCATGAAGGAAGTCGAATATGAGGTGATGCGCGACGCGAACGACAACTGTATCGTGGTCTGCAACATGGAGAACTTTGACCCGGTTGGCGTACACACAGGCGACAGTATTGTCGTAGCGCCAAGCCAGACCTTGTCTGACCGTGAGTACCAGATGCTGCGCAGCGCCTCCTTGAAGATCATCCGTGCACTGAACATCGAAGGCGGCTGCAATGTGCAGTTCGCGCTCGACCCGCAGAGCTATCAGTATTATGTGATTGAAGTGAACCCGCGTGTCAGCCGTTCCTCGGCGCTGGCGTCGAAGGCGACCGGTTATCCGATTGCCAAGATGGCGGCCAAAATCGCCCTGGGCTACACGCTGGATGAAATCGTCAATCCGGTTACCGGCCAGACGTATGCCTGCTTCGAGCCGACACTGGACTATATCGTCAGCAAAATTCCGCGCTGGCCGTTTGACAAGTTCATCTATGCGAACCGCAAGCTGGGCACGCAGATGAAAGCAACCGGTGAGGTCATGGCGATTGGCCGTACCTTCGAAGAGTCGATTCACAAGGCGATCCGTTCCCTGGAAATCGGCATTCACCGCTTCAAGCTTCCTGGCGCAGAGCAGCTGGAAGACAGTGTGCTGCGCACAAGACTTGCCAAGGCGGATGATGAGCGCCTGTTCCTGATTGCTGAAGCGTTCCGCCGTGGTTACGGCCTGCAGGAGATTCAGGATATTACCAGCGTGGACTGGTGGTTCCTCTCCAAGATCGAAGGCCTGGTGAACTTTGAAGAGGTGATCCGCAGCGAAGCGACACTGTCGCCGGAAACACTCTATCAGGCGAAGCGCAAGGGTTTCACTGACCGTGCGATTGCCGAGATCCGCGCTGAAGGCCGTCCTGGCCTTGAGCAGACGAAGGAATCCGAGGTGCGCGTGCTGCGTCTGCAGCAGGGGCTGGTCCCGGTATTCAAAATGGTGGATACCTGCGCCGCTGAATTCGAAGCCTCTACGCCATACTATTACTCGACCTATGAAACCGAGAACGAGGTTATTCATTCCGATAAGCAGAAAGTAATCGTGCTGGGCTCCGGTCCGATCCGCATCGGCCAGGGCATCGAATTCGACTATTCTACGGTTCATGCGGTTTGGGCGATTCAAAAAGCCGGCTATGAAGCTGTAATTATCAATAACAATCCGGAGACAGTTTCTACGGACTTCAATACCTCGGACCGGTTGTACTTTGAACCGCTGTTCTTTGAGGATGTCATGAATGTTATTGCCCAGGAAAATCCAATCGGGGTCATCGTCCAATTCGGCGGCCAGACGGCGATTAACCTGGCTGCACCGCTGGCTGCGGCCGGCGTGAATATTCTGGGCACCAGCCTGGACAGCATCGATGAAGCCGAGGACCGCAAGAAGTTCGAAGCCCTGCTGGCCCGTCTGGATATCGCCCAACCGAAGGGCAAAACGGTCATCAACATCGATGAAGCGGTAGAAACTGCTCAATCGCTCGGCTATCCGGTTCTGGTACGTCCTTCCTACGTGCTGGGCGGCCGTGCCATGGAGATCGTGTACAATGATACGGAGCTGCTGAGCTACATGGCTGAAGCAGTGAAGGTCAATCCGGAGCATCCGGTGCTGATCGACCGTTACATGCTGGGCAAAGAGGTTGAAGTCGATGCCATCTGCGACGGCGAGACGGTAGTCATCCCGGGTATCATGGAGCATGTTGAGCGCGCAGGGGTTCACTCCGGTGACTCCATCGCCGTATATCCTCCGCAGTATCTGGATGAAGGCCTGAAGCAGAAGATCGCTGACATCACGATCAAGATCGCCAAAGAACTGAAAACGGTCGGGCTGGTGAATATCCAGTTTGTCATTTATCAAAATGAAGTGTATGTCATCGAGGTCAACCCGCGCTCCTCGCGTACGGTTCCTTTCCTCAGCAAGGTGACCGGCATTCCTATGGCCCATCTGGCCACCAAAACCATTCTCGGCGGCAAGCTGAAAGAGGAAGGTTACACTGAAGGCCTGTGGCCGGAGAGCGACTATGTTTCGGTCAAAGTGCCGGTGTTCTCTTTTGCCAAGCTGCGCAGAGTAGAGCCTACACTCGGACCGGAAATGAAATCGACCGGCGAGGTTATGGGCCGCGATAAATTGTATGCCAAAGCCCTCTACAAAGGGCTGATCGGGGCAGGCATGAAAATTCCAACCACCGGAGCCATCATCGTAACGGTTGCGGACAAAGACAAGGCTGAAGCCGTAGAGCTGATGAAGGGCTTCCACGCCATGGGCTACAAAATCATTGCCACCGGCGGCACGGCGCTTGCGCTTGAACAAGCGGGCCTGAACGTGATGAACGTCAATAAGCTGGATGAGGGAGAGCCGACCATCCTCGATCTGATTCGCAGCGGTCAAGCCAACTTCGTCTTCAATACCCTGACCAAAGGCAAAACACCGGAGCGCGACGGCTTCCGCATCCGCCGTGAAGCGGTAGAGAACGGCGTCGTATGTATGACTTCGCTCGATACCGTAACTGCACTGCTGAGAATGCTTCAGACGATTAACTTCTCGTCGCAGTCGATGCCCGCTTTTGTCGGACAATAA
- a CDS encoding LL-diaminopimelate aminotransferase produces MSIEQYQETFIQTNFADRIGGANYGKDTAIYKFEKIKRAKASAKQDFPNIELIDMGVGEPDEMADEGIVAKLAVEAAKEENRGYSDNGIPEFKAAAAAYLKEVFRVDGIDPVTEVVHSIGSKPALAMLPSCFINPGDITIMTVPGYPVLGTHTKYLGGQVFTVELKKENNFLPDLNSIPEDVARKAKLLYLNYPNNPTGASATPEFFSEVVAWAKKYDVVVIHDAPYAALTYDGMKPLSFLSVPGAKDVGVELHSLSKSYNMTGWRIGFVAGNPLVVKAFSDVKDNNDSGQFIAIQKAAAYGLEHPEITEAIAAKYSRRHNMLVDALNSLGFSAEKPKGSFFLYVAAPKGIKGGRRFESGEDFSQFLIREKLISTVPWDDAGPFVRFSVTFIAKGEEEEKRVISEIQRRLSDVEFEF; encoded by the coding sequence ATGAGTATTGAACAATATCAGGAGACCTTCATTCAGACTAATTTTGCGGACCGCATCGGCGGTGCGAATTATGGCAAAGATACAGCCATCTACAAATTTGAGAAAATCAAACGCGCCAAAGCGTCGGCGAAACAGGATTTTCCGAATATTGAGCTGATTGATATGGGCGTGGGCGAGCCTGATGAAATGGCGGACGAAGGGATCGTCGCCAAGCTCGCGGTAGAAGCCGCCAAAGAAGAAAACCGCGGATATTCCGATAACGGAATCCCGGAGTTCAAAGCCGCTGCCGCCGCTTACCTGAAGGAAGTTTTCAGAGTGGACGGCATTGACCCTGTAACTGAGGTCGTGCACTCCATTGGTTCGAAGCCTGCGCTGGCGATGCTGCCATCCTGCTTCATTAACCCGGGAGACATTACCATTATGACAGTTCCGGGTTATCCCGTGCTGGGCACACACACGAAATATCTGGGTGGACAAGTGTTCACTGTGGAGCTGAAGAAAGAAAACAACTTCCTGCCTGACCTCAACTCCATTCCGGAAGATGTGGCCCGCAAAGCAAAGTTGCTTTACCTGAACTATCCAAACAATCCGACGGGTGCAAGCGCAACTCCTGAATTTTTCAGTGAAGTGGTAGCCTGGGCGAAAAAATATGATGTAGTCGTCATTCACGATGCGCCATACGCTGCCTTGACTTATGACGGTATGAAGCCGCTCAGCTTCCTGTCCGTACCGGGTGCGAAGGATGTCGGTGTAGAGCTGCATTCCTTGTCCAAGTCCTACAACATGACCGGCTGGAGAATCGGGTTCGTAGCCGGCAACCCGCTGGTAGTCAAGGCGTTCAGCGATGTGAAGGACAACAATGATTCCGGTCAATTCATCGCTATTCAGAAGGCAGCGGCTTATGGCCTGGAGCATCCTGAAATTACCGAAGCGATTGCCGCCAAGTATTCCCGCCGCCACAACATGCTGGTGGATGCGCTGAACAGTCTGGGCTTCTCGGCTGAGAAACCTAAAGGCTCATTTTTCCTTTATGTGGCTGCTCCAAAAGGCATTAAGGGTGGACGCCGTTTTGAATCCGGCGAAGACTTCTCGCAGTTCCTGATCCGCGAGAAGCTGATCTCCACCGTGCCTTGGGATGATGCCGGCCCGTTCGTCCGTTTCTCTGTAACCTTCATCGCCAAGGGCGAGGAAGAAGAGAAACGCGTCATCTCGGAAATTCAGAGACGCCTTAGCGACGTTGAATTTGAATTTTAA
- the pyrR gene encoding bifunctional pyr operon transcriptional regulator/uracil phosphoribosyltransferase PyrR: MVTEKNVIMDETAIRRALSRIAHEILEKNKGIENCLLVGIRTRGVYLAQRIAERIKEIEGVDIPYGELDITHYRDDREGGGDNREAMDRTVVNSNLTLPAGSSGIKDKKVILFDDVLYTGRTIRAAMDALMDCGRPRMIQLAVLADRGHRELPIRPDYIGKNVPTSRHEQIEVALTEFDGKDEVYIISNREER, translated from the coding sequence ATGGTTACTGAAAAAAATGTGATTATGGACGAAACGGCAATCCGCCGCGCGCTGTCGCGCATTGCCCATGAGATTTTGGAGAAGAACAAGGGTATTGAGAATTGCCTGCTGGTGGGCATCCGCACACGGGGAGTGTATCTGGCGCAGCGGATTGCCGAACGCATCAAGGAGATTGAAGGCGTCGATATCCCATACGGCGAGCTGGACATCACGCACTACCGCGATGACCGTGAGGGGGGCGGCGATAACCGCGAAGCCATGGACCGTACGGTGGTGAACAGCAATCTTACTTTGCCCGCCGGTTCCTCAGGTATTAAGGACAAGAAAGTGATTTTGTTCGATGATGTCCTATACACCGGCCGCACGATCCGCGCTGCCATGGACGCCTTGATGGATTGCGGACGGCCGCGGATGATCCAGTTGGCTGTGCTTGCAGACCGTGGTCACCGTGAGCTTCCGATCCGGCCGGACTACATCGGCAAGAACGTACCTACCTCCAGACATGAGCAGATCGAAGTGGCGCTGACCGAGTTCGACGGCAAGGATGAGGTTTACATTATTTCCAACCGGGAGGAACGATGA